One segment of Enterobacter ludwigii DNA contains the following:
- a CDS encoding efflux RND transporter periplasmic adaptor subunit yields the protein MSLQKPWVNVHLTALGAMFLSMLLVGCDDGVAQNAVPQAPAVSAADVVVKSISQWDSFNGRIEAVESVQLRPRVSGYIDKVNYTDGQEVKKGEVLFTIDDRTYRAALEQAQATLTRAKTQASLARSEANRTDKLVNTNVVSREEWEQRRSAAAQAQADIRAAQAAVDAAQLNLDFTKVTAPIDGRASRALITSGNLVTAGDSASVLTTLVSLKTVYVYFDVDEATYLHYQNLARSGQGASSNHLALPVEIGLVGEEGYPHQGKVDFLDNQLTPSTGTIRMRALLDNAQRQFTPGLFARVRLPGSAEFKATLVDDKAVLTDQDRKYVYIVDKEGKAQRRDITPGRLAAGLRIVQQGLNPGDKVIVDGLQKVFMPGMPVNAKTVPMTASAALN from the coding sequence ATGAGCCTGCAAAAACCCTGGGTTAACGTTCATCTGACGGCGCTGGGAGCGATGTTCCTCTCCATGCTGCTTGTCGGATGCGATGACGGCGTGGCACAAAATGCCGTCCCACAAGCGCCCGCTGTGAGCGCCGCTGACGTGGTAGTGAAATCCATCAGTCAGTGGGATAGCTTTAACGGCCGGATTGAAGCGGTGGAAAGCGTTCAGCTGCGCCCCCGTGTCTCCGGCTACATTGATAAAGTGAATTACACCGACGGCCAGGAAGTGAAAAAGGGCGAGGTGCTGTTCACTATCGATGACAGAACCTATCGCGCTGCGCTGGAACAGGCGCAGGCCACCTTAACGAGAGCCAAAACGCAGGCCAGCCTGGCGCGCAGTGAGGCTAACCGTACCGATAAACTCGTCAATACCAACGTCGTCTCCCGTGAAGAGTGGGAGCAGCGCCGTTCGGCCGCCGCTCAGGCGCAGGCCGACATTCGCGCCGCGCAGGCGGCTGTTGACGCGGCACAACTTAACCTCGATTTCACCAAAGTGACCGCGCCTATTGATGGCCGCGCCAGCCGCGCGCTGATCACCAGCGGTAATCTGGTCACTGCGGGTGACAGTGCCAGCGTCCTCACCACGCTGGTCTCCCTGAAAACGGTTTACGTCTACTTTGACGTGGATGAGGCAACCTACCTCCACTATCAAAATCTCGCCCGCAGCGGGCAGGGCGCGTCCAGTAATCACCTGGCGCTCCCGGTTGAGATTGGTCTGGTGGGGGAGGAGGGTTATCCCCATCAGGGCAAGGTGGATTTTCTTGATAATCAGTTAACGCCGAGCACCGGCACCATCCGTATGCGCGCGCTGCTGGATAATGCGCAGCGTCAGTTCACGCCAGGACTGTTTGCCCGCGTACGCCTGCCGGGCAGCGCTGAATTCAAAGCCACGCTTGTCGACGATAAAGCGGTGCTGACCGATCAGGATCGCAAATACGTTTATATCGTTGATAAAGAAGGTAAAGCGCAGCGCCGCGATATCACGCCGGGACGTCTGGCCGCCGGTTTACGTATCGTGCAGCAGGGGCTGAACCCTGGCGATAAAGTCATCGTCGACGGTTTACAAAAAGTGTTTATGCCGGGTATGCCGGTTAACGCGAAAACCGTTCCGATGACCGCCAGCGCCGCGCTTAACTGA
- a CDS encoding helix-turn-helix domain-containing protein, with product MNTDAFIHDLLDWIDNNLESRLDINTVSRRAGYSKWHLQRIFKEHTGYPLAEYIRAQKLQKSVERLTHSDEPILNVAIALGFDSQQSFNRSFKRQYGQAPGAWRRSTVCPERQQST from the coding sequence ATGAACACTGACGCATTTATTCATGATCTACTCGACTGGATCGACAACAACCTTGAAAGCCGCCTGGACATTAACACCGTTTCCAGGCGCGCCGGCTACTCGAAATGGCATCTCCAGCGGATCTTCAAGGAACATACCGGGTATCCGCTGGCCGAGTATATTCGTGCACAAAAGCTGCAAAAATCGGTCGAGCGCTTAACCCACAGCGATGAACCGATCCTGAACGTGGCGATCGCGCTGGGCTTTGATTCCCAGCAGTCCTTCAACCGCAGCTTTAAGCGTCAGTATGGCCAGGCCCCCGGGGCATGGCGTCGCAGTACCGTCTGCCCTGAACGCCAGCAATCAACCTAG